In a single window of the Caproicibacterium sp. BJN0003 genome:
- the lepB gene encoding signal peptidase I yields MTVNKWLAKPKQGENSSPLAVEKVIACRRERIAVMRSARALLAKILAVAVVCWLLLNFVFGVGAVRGEGMYPRMRDGDLVIFYRLVDSWNIGDIAVYMADGQRQYGRIVATSGDVVDMTANGQLVVNGSVQQEEVFFPTRKEDRKTSFPATLKSGEVFVLGDNRVSTSDSRDFGPISVKDINGKVISLFRHRGL; encoded by the coding sequence ATGACAGTGAATAAATGGCTTGCAAAGCCGAAGCAAGGCGAAAACTCATCCCCATTGGCTGTGGAAAAAGTCATAGCTTGTCGCAGGGAACGAATCGCCGTAATGCGCAGCGCACGAGCACTGTTAGCAAAGATACTCGCTGTCGCCGTTGTCTGTTGGCTTCTTCTCAATTTCGTATTTGGGGTAGGCGCAGTGAGAGGCGAAGGAATGTATCCGCGTATGCGGGACGGTGATTTAGTGATCTTCTACCGGCTGGTGGACAGTTGGAATATCGGGGACATCGCTGTTTATATGGCGGATGGGCAACGGCAATACGGTCGTATTGTAGCCACAAGTGGGGATGTGGTGGATATGACGGCGAATGGCCAGCTTGTCGTAAACGGCAGTGTTCAGCAGGAGGAAGTATTCTTTCCTACCCGCAAGGAAGACCGAAAAACGTCGTTTCCTGCCACCTTGAAAAGTGGGGAAGTGTTTGTTTTGGGGGATAATCGTGTAAGTACATCGGATAGTCGGGATTTTGGCCCCATTTCGGTAAAGGACATAAACGGAAAAGTCATATCGTTGTTTCGGCATAGAGGGTTGTAA
- a CDS encoding SdrD B-like domain-containing protein gives MRIKRCLSVVGAVFLIFSCFRLFSPVIVSAGTQAFTLPTELKPTPVNFINGSFQTPKAKTTEPYYTGFNMASVPGWNTVPVDPANYSSPYAHTIELLRVVPKGFSGFATTQANGDQYAELNAVLPGRLYQNAATVPGSRLYWQFAHRARASGNNSSGTGKDVMNFYLRPAGTPKAAPTKAQLQKTASDNAKNWYYYRGVYNVPAGQKNTEFAFQSVSSATGSLAEGNFLDDIKFQTGSSLIAKKSISTSAKDNSFAYKGEIVTVTVTVTNWGETDASRCVFRDVLSDGINYVSGSAKINGAAAGNKATFNNKTDELRVNFGAGATAGTAVTNGGVLKGSDSMGTSATTHQGQAMTISFQAKVTGNAGYLVKNQANISYNDKNYETYNAKGFTCYSSVQDKTPTKGNETTYVNQFKIVNRSISGRVWVDMNGNGIINAGETKISGLTVGLYLNSDTTYKTPVKNKSGQSLVTKTDANGVYNFDEVPTGTYKAVITTPTGYKITVKTASTDNDAVASGNRAVVSGIGLNSALSATKVSDSVINMDFGFVPNPTVNKTAKAGSAGINNGTNASPVGVDANETIEYAINVNWNGAYGNLNGVNITDTIPAGLTLNKTNGSYTAGMTWSTDGSGRTTVKWTNRTLVKGQNVYKFKVTVDKPKTGVNITRYTNSATMTFGTTKMETNSTYHALKTYTVTLSKLVKGTLSDPNVNFKFTVNLSGVTGSLPYTGVSKATGVSAPSGGSIKNGDTITLKHGQGIVIKGVPSGADYSVSEARALGYTQGVAGGNAKGTVKANTVVQFVNTKKGTVPTGVFMNILPYGILVALAGCILIIFLIIRRSGEPPKGGHFFR, from the coding sequence ATGAGAATCAAACGATGTCTGTCAGTTGTAGGGGCTGTGTTTTTGATTTTTTCCTGCTTCAGACTGTTCTCACCCGTTATCGTCTCCGCAGGTACACAGGCATTTACTCTGCCTACTGAGTTAAAGCCTACTCCGGTAAATTTTATAAATGGCAGTTTTCAAACGCCAAAGGCAAAAACAACAGAACCGTATTATACCGGATTTAACATGGCTTCTGTACCCGGTTGGAATACGGTGCCCGTAGATCCTGCAAATTATTCAAGTCCCTATGCTCATACGATTGAGTTGCTTCGGGTTGTGCCGAAAGGATTTTCCGGTTTTGCCACAACACAGGCAAACGGAGATCAGTACGCCGAACTGAATGCTGTTTTGCCCGGCAGGTTGTACCAGAACGCGGCGACGGTGCCGGGATCCAGACTATATTGGCAGTTTGCCCATCGCGCTAGAGCATCGGGGAACAATTCGTCTGGAACTGGTAAGGATGTAATGAATTTTTATCTTCGGCCTGCGGGCACGCCTAAAGCGGCGCCGACCAAAGCCCAGTTACAGAAAACTGCTAGTGACAATGCTAAGAATTGGTACTATTACCGCGGGGTATATAACGTACCAGCAGGTCAGAAAAATACTGAATTTGCTTTTCAGTCCGTATCTTCCGCTACGGGAAGTCTTGCTGAAGGCAATTTCCTGGATGACATCAAATTTCAAACCGGTTCTTCATTAATTGCCAAAAAGAGCATATCTACCTCGGCAAAGGATAACTCTTTTGCGTATAAAGGAGAGATCGTCACCGTTACCGTGACTGTGACAAACTGGGGCGAAACAGACGCTTCACGCTGCGTATTCCGGGATGTATTGAGCGATGGAATTAATTACGTTAGCGGGAGTGCCAAAATAAACGGCGCAGCGGCAGGTAACAAGGCTACGTTTAATAATAAGACGGACGAGCTGCGTGTGAATTTCGGTGCGGGCGCAACGGCGGGAACTGCTGTTACAAACGGCGGGGTACTAAAAGGATCAGACAGTATGGGAACGTCCGCCACCACTCATCAGGGCCAAGCAATGACGATCAGCTTTCAGGCTAAGGTGACGGGAAATGCTGGATATTTGGTGAAAAACCAGGCGAATATCTCCTATAATGACAAAAACTACGAGACATATAACGCCAAGGGATTTACCTGCTATTCCAGTGTTCAAGACAAAACGCCTACAAAGGGAAATGAAACCACCTATGTCAATCAGTTTAAAATAGTGAATCGTTCTATAAGCGGCAGGGTATGGGTCGATATGAACGGGAACGGGATCATTAATGCAGGCGAAACAAAGATATCTGGATTGACAGTGGGATTATATCTGAACAGTGATACCACTTATAAAACGCCGGTCAAGAATAAAAGTGGACAGTCTCTGGTGACTAAAACAGATGCGAACGGTGTGTATAATTTTGACGAAGTTCCTACCGGTACATATAAGGCTGTAATAACTACCCCCACGGGTTATAAGATAACTGTAAAAACCGCATCGACTGACAATGATGCTGTTGCTTCAGGAAACCGTGCAGTTGTCAGTGGTATTGGTCTGAACAGTGCACTTTCCGCAACAAAAGTATCAGATTCTGTCATCAATATGGACTTTGGTTTTGTTCCGAATCCGACAGTCAATAAAACGGCAAAGGCCGGTTCGGCAGGTATTAATAATGGGACAAACGCATCTCCAGTTGGGGTGGACGCCAATGAAACGATTGAATACGCAATTAACGTCAACTGGAATGGAGCCTATGGAAATTTAAACGGAGTAAACATAACCGATACAATTCCTGCGGGTCTGACATTGAATAAGACAAATGGCAGTTACACGGCCGGTATGACGTGGAGCACGGATGGCTCAGGACGTACCACGGTGAAATGGACCAATCGGACCCTCGTAAAAGGGCAGAATGTATACAAATTCAAAGTCACTGTGGATAAGCCAAAAACAGGTGTCAACATCACGAGATATACCAACTCGGCGACCATGACGTTTGGCACAACTAAAATGGAGACGAATTCTACCTATCATGCGTTGAAAACTTATACCGTTACACTATCGAAGCTTGTGAAAGGGACGCTTTCCGATCCCAACGTGAACTTCAAATTTACGGTCAATCTGAGTGGAGTGACCGGATCCCTCCCGTATACGGGTGTGTCTAAGGCTACTGGAGTGAGTGCTCCGAGCGGCGGCAGCATTAAAAACGGCGATACTATCACATTGAAACATGGCCAAGGTATCGTAATCAAAGGTGTGCCGTCGGGAGCGGACTATTCCGTCTCTGAAGCACGTGCTTTGGGATATACTCAGGGCGTTGCGGGCGGCAACGCCAAAGGAACTGTTAAGGCCAACACGGTTGTGCAGTTCGTGAATACAAAAAAGGGTACCGTACCTACAGGTGTGTTTATGAATATTTTGCCCTACGGTATTCTTGTAGCACTGGCAGGCTGCATTCTCATCATATTCCTAATCATCCGGCGAAGCGGAGAGCCCCCCAAAGGTGGACATTTTTTCAGGTAA